A segment of the Nitrospina gracilis 3/211 genome:
ACCTGCGGCCGACGCGTGACCATTTGGAAGTCAAGGAGTTCATCCACCCCGACCGGTTTGCGGAATACCAGCGCATCGGCGAGGACATGGGATTCGACCACGTGGAGAGCGGTCCGCTGGTGCGGAGTTCATACGAAGCCGACCGCCAGGCTGGCGCCTTGGGCCTTGTCTGACCTGATCCCTATTTCCCCAGTTTGCCCAAGCCCAGCGTTTCCCGGATCAGGCTCTTGACCACGAACAGAATGTTTTCCTTCCGCTCCGCCAGCCTCCTGAGTGTGTAAGGCAACCACGCACTGCCGTACGGTACGTAGATGCGCACCCGGTAACCGAGGTCGAGCAGGTGCTGTTGCAGATCCCGGCGCACGCCGTACAACAATTCAAAATAAAATTGCTCCGGCTGGATGTTTTCCTTTTCGATGAATTTCAACACTTCTTGAATAAGCGTCTCGTCGTGGGTGGCGATGGCGGGCAGGTGCCCTTCTTTCAATAATATGCACGCAAGCTTCAGGAAATTCTCCCGTATGTCCTGCATGTCCTGAAAGGCGATGTCTTCGGGTTCCTTGTACGCTCCCTTGCACAGGCGGACGGAGATCTGTTTATCGATCATGGTGGCGACGTCCTTCTCCGTACGGTGTAAATAGGCCTGCACCACGATGCCGAGACTTGGGTGCGCCTCGTGCAGGTCCAGGCACATGTCGATGATGCCCTGCGTCAAATCCGAACCTTCCATGTCGAAACGAACCGTGTTCTGGCCGGCGGCGTCGATCACCGCCTCCACGTTTTGTTTGCACAAATCATAGTCGAAGGCGAGGCCCATCTGGCTCAGTTTCACAGACAGATCCTGCGGGGAGGGGTGAGTCTCGAGAGCCCGCAGGAGCGCGATGTATTCGTCCCGGGCATTGGCCGCCTGTTCGGGACTGTGGGTGTCTTCCCCCAGCACGTCGATGGTACAGAGATAACCGTCCTCGTTGAGCCTGCAAATGTTTCTGAGAGCGGTTGGAAGGTCTTCCCCGGCGATGAACCGCTTGGCGAATGGGTACAGAATGCGCATGGAGTGCCCCCTTTTTCAAAAGGAGATGATGGATGCCCTTACTATTTAGATTCGCCAGAAACGGCAGAGGATTTCAAGTGTTGGTTTTCGGGAAGCGGGAGAATAAATAACGGATTTTCCCGGAGAAATTGCCAAACGCTTTCGGCAAAAGGGGTTGAAACCACGGAGGGAATAAAAAGGCTTGCGGGGCGTTCCAGAAAAATGTATTTTTAACCCTTTTCGGACCCGGTTTTCTGCCGGGACCGAACCATCCATCCAATCGTTAGCGAGGACCGAATCATGGTGGTGGACACCCTCAATTGCCTGCTGGTGTGGGGTCTGGTCGGCGTGGCCGTACTGGGCTTTCTGTTTTACTACATCTCCGAGAAAAACAAGGCCAATAACGCCTGAAATCATTTTCTCTTCCGGGAGTATTTTATTCAGGCTCCAAACTTTCCTGCTTTTTTACCCCACCGCGTGACAGGCGACACAGGTGTTGCCTTTGAACTTCTGTTCGGGGTACTGCTCCAGACATTTTTTGCGCAGAGACGACCCCTCCGGCTCGCTCCGGAAAATCGGACACCGGGGATGAAAATGGCACCCTTTAGGCGGATTGAGTGGCGAGGGCACATCACCCACCACCGCTTCGAACGGTTTGCGCTCCCCGAGCGTCGGTACCGCTTTCAATAAGGTCTGCGTGTATGGGTGAAGCGGTTTGTCAAACAAGTGTTTGGCCGGCGCGTACTCCACGATGCGACCGAGATACATGATCGCCACCACGTCCGCCATGTATTGCACCACGCTCAGGTTGTGGGTGATGAACAGGTACGTCAGTTTGTGCGCCGCCTGCAGTTCCCTTAACAGATTCAACACCTGTGCTTGTACGGAAACATCAAGCGCGCTGGTCGGTTCGTCGAGCACCAGGAATTCCGGTTCCAGAATGAGACTGCGCGCGATGCTGATGCGTTGCCTCTGGCCGCCCGAAAACTCGTGCGGGTACCGCTCCATGGCCGAGGCGCCCAGGCCCACTTCCTTCAGCGCCTTCGCAATACGATCCTTCCGCTCCTGCTCGGTCAGTTGAGGGAAATGAACTTCCAATCCCTCGCCAACGATGTCCTCAATGCGCATGCGCGGGGAGAGAGACCCGAATGGGTCCTGGAAAATGACCTGCAGGGACTTACGCATTTTTTTCATGTCGGCGTTGGAGAGGTCCATCAGGTCCTGCCCGCGAAACCGCACCGTGCCCCGCACTTCGCGGTTGAGGCGCAGGATCGATTCGCCCAGCGTCGTTTTGCCGCACCCCGACTCCCCCACC
Coding sequences within it:
- a CDS encoding proline dehydrogenase family protein, coding for MRILYPFAKRFIAGEDLPTALRNICRLNEDGYLCTIDVLGEDTHSPEQAANARDEYIALLRALETHPSPQDLSVKLSQMGLAFDYDLCKQNVEAVIDAAGQNTVRFDMEGSDLTQGIIDMCLDLHEAHPSLGIVVQAYLHRTEKDVATMIDKQISVRLCKGAYKEPEDIAFQDMQDIRENFLKLACILLKEGHLPAIATHDETLIQEVLKFIEKENIQPEQFYFELLYGVRRDLQQHLLDLGYRVRIYVPYGSAWLPYTLRRLAERKENILFVVKSLIRETLGLGKLGK